A part of Candidatus Delongbacteria bacterium genomic DNA contains:
- a CDS encoding translocation/assembly module TamB domain-containing protein, producing the protein MKLRIRTLFRWPVRIVGGLLLLVLLLPFLLNIRPLQRSLLARLNQQLDGRFELGGLSLAPYSIRLELHDLVLLDAANDTLASVSGLRIQLSPWALLRGQIRIRDLRITEPWLRLETGPSGSLTLLAPFAPLMSDTLESSFTGSGEPPSFQLDRLQIDGLGLELERVGGLTRASLETLDLRASARWPDPEARLELALTSLTVQPAERAWTLDSLGLAGTLSGETLESFVIQARTGSSSQLRLDASAHTAWPDTRAQLALQFQLGLEELGLLPADPGLGGGLLVGQLELHGAVQDPSLRSHIVLSELVHDRAPIDSLVLELALDERVLALSQHLYMGGGGRETLNLQLDAREALPAGILDSLRHENLSWTANGQWQELDLAPWLASSVSQGWLGGSLDASGQGIDWPGLRATLALATGASGVELRGDKTPQDARLGLGMTVRGTVFTLDSLALALPGVQASGNGRADLADSSLAFSTHWQVDSSELPLGDALNAADAGLLSGRMRLDGSLLEPRLSLNAAHGPGVLAGLTLDSLDLQATASEHSLQLEQHLDLGSGGSQRLELEARSPNGWRALADQRLRARDPQWNTRLSLDSLDLAGLIPGLTFEGRVTGSLTGSGTGSDPERMAGSARLQISGQSLLAPGLADTVSLAADGNLVLAAGIARLDSLRLRVQELSLDGDARLNLNSEKVEASLVLDAPRLASLPLALSDPISGSLKAWVELTGSIGDPRADLRLHLAEFESPWQDLRELNLAGHVAADTARVDSCRIVLDHDLGLRLSGLVTRDGEFALTLGSDPLSLELFKSLSRLPEGSGRLELTLTAHGTAREPHLSGWLNADSLRYGDTRLLPLRLRLGGDGDTLTLSGEQFFRLDARYHPASGLLNARLDIPEQQLDSYLALAGYEFLSLRTALSIQVDGSLQHPEALQASLSIPELALGAWQRPLASGRNLLASWGHNTLSIDSFHLVTPSDGFLDLAGQGRVESLDYQLNARLPLDLAAPFTPVLGSLNGDLALQGRLAGSMSEPNPELDLQLDSLSLLVPVLDQRLHGVNARMRLEGNNLWLDDLSGSLDGGRFQAGGLVGLREFQPDSLDLRLRAQSLQLELQGTASTLLELDLRARGNSRQSRLTGDVQILDGLYYGDLQLNPGQLVSFISRGRERQSATVSESTNPLLRNMELDLALRTRRPFVVENNLLSTSLAPDLQIRGHLLEPLPSGRASLLDGTLRFAGREFSITRGILDFVNPDRIDPELDIESTVLVAPQGEGLGEQWSITLRVTGTASEPRLLLSSLPMEEDEDVLSILLTGRRSADLANLTGGGELSPQQVLARLLVASASERLRKLSGLDVLDVEMGRSGEGDTASENLRLTVGKSLSRRLTTYYSVEASKGSLVRTGTVEYRLLDDLSLSGFQNSTQEVGGELKLKREFR; encoded by the coding sequence ATGAAACTCCGCATTCGCACCCTGTTCCGCTGGCCTGTCCGCATCGTGGGCGGGTTGCTGTTGTTGGTGCTGCTGCTGCCATTTCTGCTGAACATTCGCCCACTGCAACGCTCGCTCCTGGCGCGCCTGAATCAGCAACTGGACGGGCGGTTCGAACTGGGTGGACTGAGTCTGGCGCCGTACTCCATCCGCCTGGAGCTGCATGATCTGGTCCTGCTGGATGCGGCGAATGACACACTTGCCTCCGTGTCCGGATTGCGGATCCAGCTCTCGCCCTGGGCGCTTCTGCGTGGACAGATCCGGATTCGTGATCTGCGGATCACGGAACCCTGGTTGCGCCTCGAAACCGGGCCATCGGGCAGCCTCACTCTGCTCGCCCCCTTCGCCCCGCTGATGTCGGACACGCTGGAGAGCTCGTTCACAGGCTCTGGCGAACCGCCTTCGTTCCAGCTGGACCGCTTGCAGATCGACGGACTGGGACTCGAGCTGGAGCGTGTGGGCGGGCTCACGCGTGCCAGCCTCGAGACGCTGGATCTGCGTGCCTCCGCCCGTTGGCCCGACCCGGAGGCCAGACTCGAACTGGCGTTGACCTCACTGACCGTCCAACCCGCCGAGCGGGCCTGGACACTGGACAGCCTGGGACTTGCCGGCACACTCAGCGGTGAGACACTGGAGTCCTTCGTGATCCAGGCCCGCACCGGATCCAGCAGCCAGCTGCGACTGGATGCGAGCGCGCACACGGCCTGGCCGGACACGCGCGCCCAATTGGCCCTGCAGTTCCAGCTCGGACTGGAAGAACTGGGTCTGCTGCCAGCGGACCCGGGACTCGGCGGAGGATTGCTGGTGGGGCAGCTCGAGCTGCATGGAGCCGTCCAGGATCCGAGCCTGCGTTCGCACATCGTTTTGAGTGAGCTGGTGCACGACCGCGCACCCATCGACTCCCTGGTGCTGGAGCTGGCTCTGGACGAGCGCGTGCTGGCCCTCAGCCAACATCTCTACATGGGCGGCGGGGGCCGCGAAACCCTGAACCTGCAGCTGGATGCCCGTGAGGCACTTCCCGCGGGAATTCTGGACAGTCTGCGTCACGAGAACCTCAGCTGGACGGCCAACGGCCAGTGGCAGGAGCTGGATCTGGCGCCCTGGCTCGCTTCATCCGTGTCACAGGGATGGCTTGGTGGCTCACTTGACGCTTCCGGCCAGGGCATCGACTGGCCCGGGCTGAGGGCCACCCTGGCTCTGGCGACTGGTGCCTCAGGCGTGGAACTGCGCGGTGACAAGACCCCGCAGGACGCGCGACTGGGCCTTGGGATGACAGTGCGCGGTACGGTGTTCACGCTGGACAGCCTGGCGCTGGCACTGCCCGGAGTGCAGGCCAGCGGCAACGGACGCGCGGATCTGGCCGACAGCAGTCTGGCATTCAGCACACACTGGCAGGTGGACAGTTCCGAACTGCCGCTGGGCGACGCGCTGAATGCTGCGGACGCGGGGCTCCTCAGTGGCCGGATGCGCCTGGATGGCAGCTTGCTTGAGCCACGCCTGAGTCTGAACGCCGCCCATGGGCCCGGGGTGCTGGCGGGCCTGACACTGGACAGTCTGGATCTGCAGGCAACGGCAAGTGAACACTCCCTGCAGCTGGAGCAACATCTGGACCTGGGGTCCGGTGGCAGCCAGCGACTGGAGCTGGAGGCCCGCAGCCCGAATGGCTGGCGCGCTCTGGCGGATCAGCGCCTGCGCGCCCGCGATCCGCAGTGGAACACGCGGCTCAGCCTGGATTCGCTGGATCTGGCCGGGCTGATTCCGGGGCTGACTTTCGAAGGCCGTGTCACGGGCAGTCTGACCGGGTCGGGCACCGGCAGCGACCCCGAGCGGATGGCGGGCTCCGCCAGGCTCCAGATCAGTGGCCAGAGCCTGCTGGCTCCAGGACTGGCCGACACGGTCTCGCTGGCTGCGGACGGGAATCTGGTGCTGGCCGCCGGCATCGCACGCCTGGATTCGCTGCGCTTGCGTGTGCAGGAACTGTCTCTCGACGGTGACGCACGCCTGAATCTGAACAGCGAAAAGGTTGAGGCGAGCCTGGTGCTGGACGCACCCCGACTCGCGAGTCTGCCGCTGGCACTCTCCGACCCGATTTCGGGCAGTCTCAAGGCCTGGGTGGAGCTGACGGGAAGCATTGGTGATCCACGGGCGGACCTGAGGCTGCATCTGGCGGAGTTCGAATCGCCCTGGCAGGACCTGCGCGAACTGAATCTGGCAGGGCATGTCGCCGCGGACACGGCACGTGTCGACAGTTGCCGGATCGTGCTGGATCACGATCTGGGACTGCGCCTTTCCGGTCTGGTGACGCGCGACGGGGAATTCGCGCTCACATTGGGCTCGGATCCATTGTCTCTGGAGCTGTTCAAATCCCTCAGTCGCCTGCCCGAAGGTTCGGGGCGTCTGGAGTTGACTCTGACCGCGCATGGCACTGCCCGTGAACCCCATCTGTCGGGCTGGCTCAACGCCGACTCGCTGCGTTACGGGGATACGAGGCTGCTGCCCCTGCGACTGCGCCTGGGAGGAGATGGAGACACACTTACCCTCAGCGGAGAGCAGTTCTTCCGCCTGGACGCGCGCTACCATCCGGCCAGCGGACTGCTGAATGCCCGCCTGGACATTCCCGAGCAGCAACTGGATTCCTACCTGGCGCTGGCCGGCTATGAGTTCCTCAGTCTGCGCACGGCGCTGTCGATCCAGGTGGACGGCTCGCTGCAACATCCTGAAGCCCTGCAGGCCAGCCTGAGCATTCCCGAACTGGCACTGGGGGCCTGGCAGCGCCCGCTGGCCAGTGGTCGGAACCTGCTGGCCAGCTGGGGCCACAACACGCTGAGCATCGATTCCTTCCACCTTGTCACACCCAGTGATGGATTTCTGGACCTTGCCGGTCAGGGCCGGGTCGAGTCACTCGACTATCAATTGAACGCCCGCCTGCCTCTGGACCTGGCGGCACCCTTCACGCCCGTGCTGGGCAGCCTGAACGGGGACTTGGCCCTCCAGGGGAGACTGGCCGGCAGCATGTCCGAACCCAATCCCGAACTGGATCTGCAACTGGACAGCCTGAGCCTGCTTGTGCCCGTGCTCGATCAGCGCCTGCACGGGGTGAATGCCCGGATGCGCCTGGAGGGCAACAACCTTTGGTTGGACGACCTGAGCGGGTCCCTGGATGGGGGACGTTTCCAGGCGGGGGGCCTGGTGGGGCTGCGCGAGTTCCAGCCCGACAGTCTGGATCTGCGCCTGCGCGCCCAGTCCCTGCAACTGGAGCTGCAGGGCACGGCCTCGACACTGCTGGAGCTGGATCTGCGGGCCAGAGGCAACTCGCGCCAATCCCGTCTCACGGGGGATGTGCAGATCCTGGATGGCCTGTATTACGGCGACCTGCAGCTCAATCCCGGGCAGTTGGTCAGTTTCATCAGCCGGGGGCGCGAGCGCCAGAGCGCCACGGTCAGCGAATCCACCAACCCGCTGCTGCGCAACATGGAACTGGATCTGGCCCTGCGCACCCGGCGCCCCTTCGTGGTCGAGAACAATCTGCTGAGCACGAGCCTGGCGCCGGATCTGCAGATCCGTGGACATCTGCTGGAACCCCTGCCCAGTGGCCGGGCCAGTCTGCTGGACGGTACCCTGCGCTTCGCGGGGCGCGAGTTCAGCATCACACGGGGCATCCTGGACTTCGTCAATCCCGATCGCATCGACCCGGAACTGGATATCGAAAGCACGGTGCTGGTGGCGCCCCAGGGCGAAGGTCTGGGCGAGCAGTGGTCCATCACGCTGCGTGTCACGGGCACGGCCAGCGAACCGCGTCTGTTGTTGAGTTCGCTGCCGATGGAGGAGGATGAGGATGTGCTCTCGATTCTGCTCACCGGCCGCCGCAGTGCCGACCTGGCCAACCTGACCGGTGGCGGTGAACTGAGTCCTCAACAGGTACTGGCCCGTTTGCTGGTCGCTTCCGCCAGCGAACGCCTGCGAAAGCTGAGTGGGCTGGACGTGCTGGATGTGGAAATGGGCCGCAGCGGGGAGGGGGACACGGCCAGCGAGAACCTGCGCCTGACCGTGGGCAAGAGCCTGTCGCGCCGTCTGACCACGTACTACAGCGTCGAAGCCAGCAAGGGCAGCCTGGTGCGCACGGGCACCGTCGAATACCGCCTGCTGGACGACCTGAGCCTCAGCGGATTCCAGAACAGCACCCAGGAAGTCGGGGGCGAACTGAAGCTGAAGAGGGAGTTCCGCTGA